Proteins from one Triticum aestivum cultivar Chinese Spring chromosome 7A, IWGSC CS RefSeq v2.1, whole genome shotgun sequence genomic window:
- the LOC123150260 gene encoding proteasome subunit beta type-6 gives MSAASPLMGGPSSADAPTDGEHRMGTTIVGVCYAGGVVLAADSRTSTGMYVANRASDKISQLTDNVYVCRSGSAADTQIISDYVRYFLHQHTIQLGQPATVKVASNLVRLLAYQNKSMLQAGMIVGGWDKYEGGQIYSVPLGGTILRQPFAIGGSGSSYLYGLMDHEWKEGMTQEEAEKFVVKVVSLAIARDGASGGVVRTVTINEEGVKRSFHPGDKLPLWHEEMEPQNSLLDILAAGSSDAMVQ, from the exons ATGTCCGCCGCCTCCCCGCTCATGGGCGGCCCCTCCTCCGCCGACGCGCCCACCGACGGCGAGCACCGGATGGGCACCACCATCGTCGGGGTCTGCTACGCCGGCGGCGTCGTCCTCGCCGCCGACTCCAGGACCAGCACCG GAATGTATGTGGCAAACCGTGCTTCGGACAAGATTAGTCAGCTCACTGATAATGTTTATGTCTGCCGCTCTGGATCT GCTGCGGATACACAAATTATCTCAGATTATGTACGCTATTTTCTCCACCAACACAC AATTCAGCTTGGGCAACCAGCTACCGTGAAAGTTGCATCTAACTTGGTTAGGTTGCTGGCCTATCAGAACAAG AGCATGTTACAAGCTGGGATGATAGTTGGTGGATGGGATAAGTATGAGGGAGGCCAAATTTACTCAGTCCCTCTTGGTGGAACGATTCTGAGGCAACCATTCGCAATTGGAG GATCTGGTTCCAGCTATCTGTATGGATTGATGGACCATGAATGGAAAGAGGGGATGACCCAGGAAGAAGCTGAG AAGTTTGTGGTGAAGGTGGTTTCCCTTGCTATTGCACGTGATGGTGCTAGTGGAGGGGTTGTTCGCACCGTTACT ATAAATGAGGAGGGCGTTAAGAGGAGCTTCCATCCTGGTGACAAGCTGCCACTGTGGCATGAGGAGATGGAGCCCCAGAACTCGCTCCTCGACATTCTCGCGGCCGGGAGCTCTGATGCCATGGTCCAGTGA